Proteins from a single region of Salinisphaera sp. T31B1:
- the phaR gene encoding polyhydroxyalkanoate synthesis repressor PhaR produces MQQVIAWHTMGPAMSEEKRIIKKYPNRRLYDTEVSRYITLENIRQLVIRGEDFQVIDKRSGDDITRTILLQVISEQEEGGDPIFRTEVLRNIIRFYGDSMQSTVSSYLELSLEFFSEQQQQFKDRMRRLIGANNPLVTLRELSQYQVPIWRTVRREFLANLKRREKAEETSENRTTAETKDDTTGHN; encoded by the coding sequence ATGCAACAAGTCATTGCCTGGCACACGATGGGGCCCGCGATGAGTGAGGAAAAACGGATCATCAAGAAGTATCCGAATCGGCGTCTGTACGACACCGAGGTCAGCCGATACATCACGCTGGAAAATATCCGCCAGCTGGTGATCCGCGGCGAGGATTTTCAAGTGATCGACAAGCGCAGCGGTGATGACATCACCCGCACGATCCTGCTGCAGGTGATCAGCGAGCAGGAAGAAGGCGGAGATCCGATATTCCGTACGGAAGTGCTGCGCAACATCATCCGCTTTTACGGCGACTCGATGCAGAGCACGGTCAGCTCCTATCTGGAGCTGTCCCTGGAATTCTTTTCCGAACAACAGCAGCAGTTCAAGGACCGCATGCGCCGGCTGATCGGCGCAAACAACCCGTTGGTGACGCTCCGCGAGCTGTCGCAGTATCAGGTGCCCATCTGGCGGACCGTACGTCGCGAATTCCTCGCCAACCTCAAGCGCCGCGAAAAAGCCGAGGAGACTTCAGAAAATCGCACCACGGCCGAAACTAAAGATGACACGACGGGTCATAACTAG
- the dksA gene encoding RNA polymerase-binding protein DksA: MAATSKASKLDAPQQFTPYTPKEGEEYMNEAQRDHFRSILVNWKRELMEEVDRTMHHMKDEAANFPDPTDRASQESEFSLELRTRDRERKLIRKIDQGIGRVDRDEYGFCDTCGTEIGIRRLEARPTATLCVDCKSLDEIRERQLGR, from the coding sequence ATGGCTGCCACCTCGAAAGCATCAAAACTTGATGCGCCTCAGCAGTTTACACCCTACACCCCGAAAGAGGGTGAGGAGTACATGAATGAGGCGCAGCGCGATCACTTCCGCAGCATCCTGGTGAACTGGAAGCGCGAACTCATGGAAGAGGTCGATCGCACCATGCACCACATGAAGGACGAGGCCGCGAACTTTCCCGATCCGACCGACCGGGCAAGCCAGGAGTCCGAGTTCAGCCTGGAGCTGCGTACCCGTGATCGCGAACGCAAGTTGATTCGCAAGATCGACCAGGGCATCGGCCGGGTCGACCGCGACGAGTACGGCTTCTGCGACACTTGTGGGACCGAGATCGGCATCCGTCGTCTGGAAGCACGGCCGACCGCCACCCTGTGTGTCGATTGCAAGAGCCTCGACGAAATTCGCGAGCGTCAGCTCGGACGTTGA
- a CDS encoding HAD-IA family hydrolase — MSLGALLFDVDGTLADTEPDGHLPAYNRAFREHGLEWRWTKALYRKLLLISGGRERIDHYLDNYDPALGEHDASVRSDRQAWIERLHQSKSRHFRERLEQGEVPLRPGVARLMKEAGEAGMRIAIVTNATRATLEPFLDHALGDALRGYVELTVCGDEVDRKKPAPDPYRLACERLGCRPSTCIAVEDSNAGATAAYAARIPVLVTINDDTRRQRFNAASAVVDSLGEPGQPVRIIRSPGFDFEYVDLAVLRRINAASRDGSRPEDPDRASADD; from the coding sequence ATGAGCCTTGGCGCCCTGTTATTCGATGTCGACGGCACGCTCGCCGATACCGAGCCCGACGGCCACCTGCCGGCCTACAATCGCGCGTTCCGTGAGCACGGACTGGAGTGGCGATGGACCAAGGCGTTGTATCGCAAGCTCCTGCTGATCTCTGGCGGTCGTGAGCGAATCGATCACTATCTGGACAATTACGATCCGGCGCTGGGCGAGCACGATGCCAGCGTGCGGAGCGACCGACAGGCCTGGATTGAACGCCTTCATCAGAGCAAATCCCGTCATTTCCGCGAACGGCTGGAACAGGGCGAAGTGCCGCTGCGGCCCGGTGTTGCGCGGCTGATGAAGGAGGCCGGCGAGGCCGGAATGCGGATCGCCATCGTCACCAATGCGACCCGCGCGACGCTCGAACCGTTTTTGGATCACGCCCTCGGCGATGCCTTGCGGGGCTATGTGGAACTGACCGTCTGCGGCGACGAGGTCGACCGGAAGAAGCCGGCGCCCGACCCCTACCGCCTGGCCTGCGAACGTCTGGGTTGTCGTCCGTCCACCTGTATTGCGGTCGAGGATTCCAATGCCGGCGCGACCGCTGCCTATGCCGCGCGTATTCCCGTGCTGGTCACCATCAACGACGATACACGCCGGCAGCGCTTCAACGCGGCCAGCGCGGTGGTGGACTCGCTCGGCGAGCCCGGCCAGCCGGTGCGGATTATCCGCTCGCCGGGATTCGACTTCGAGTATGTCGATCTGGCGGTGCTGCGCCGGATCAATGCCGCGTCCCGCGACGGTAGCCGGCCGGAGGATCCCGATCGCGCGTCCGCGGACGACTAG
- the cysZ gene encoding sulfate transporter CysZ, with protein sequence MNPRPRNPIAEFALGPSYLLRGFGLLSQPRLRRYVVIPILINIALIVALVSLFGWQLDAWLDRWLAGLPGWLSWLETLIWWIAVVLSTLAFCYVFTLLANLIASPFNGLLSAQVEKLVTGRAPESGMTLAGEMADGVFGELRRLRWYAGRAVLLGLLSLVLLFIPLANLAIAPLWFVFGAFMLSFEYLDQPMANRGLTFDNKLVRLRARRWRHLGFGSLVTLATAIPLANLVVMPAAVVGATLLYLETQGDALDAALPADRPTI encoded by the coding sequence ATGAATCCCAGACCCCGCAATCCGATCGCCGAATTCGCCCTTGGTCCCAGCTATCTTCTGCGCGGCTTCGGCCTGCTGAGCCAGCCCAGGCTGCGACGCTACGTGGTGATTCCGATTCTGATCAACATCGCGTTGATCGTGGCGTTGGTAAGCCTGTTCGGCTGGCAGCTAGACGCTTGGCTGGACCGATGGCTCGCCGGACTACCGGGTTGGCTGTCCTGGCTGGAGACGCTGATCTGGTGGATCGCCGTGGTGCTATCCACGCTCGCCTTCTGCTATGTCTTCACGCTTCTCGCCAATCTGATCGCCAGCCCGTTCAACGGCCTGCTCTCCGCCCAGGTCGAAAAACTCGTGACCGGGCGCGCGCCTGAATCGGGAATGACCCTGGCCGGTGAAATGGCCGACGGCGTGTTCGGCGAACTGCGCCGGCTGCGCTGGTATGCCGGGCGCGCTGTGCTGCTGGGATTGTTGAGCCTGGTACTGCTGTTCATACCGTTGGCCAACCTTGCGATCGCACCGCTATGGTTCGTGTTCGGGGCGTTCATGTTGTCGTTCGAATATCTCGACCAACCCATGGCCAATCGGGGCCTGACCTTCGACAACAAGCTGGTACGCCTGCGCGCGCGGCGCTGGCGGCATCTGGGTTTTGGCAGCCTCGTGACGCTGGCGACCGCCATTCCACTGGCCAACCTGGTGGTCATGCCCGCCGCGGTAGTCGGCGCGACCCTGCTCTACCTGGAAACACAGGGCGATGCCCTGGATGCGGCGCTGCCCGCTGATCGGCCGACGATCTAG
- a CDS encoding glycine zipper 2TM domain-containing protein translates to MSLMRSFQTFLIIGLLSLALAGCSQNDAEDAQAKVEQANADLESAQADLEAARQQKAQAEAEQEKAAADERVQKAAAEKRQAEQKQADARKKSDQATQTARAEARQEAKADEQPVCGDCGTVSSVTPVTQNIEHGSGVGAVAGGVAGAVVGSQIGSGSGKTIAQIAGTLGGAFAGNEVEKRVRKQTYYQVNVAMDAGGSRSVKVDTADSVSVGTRVRVQGNNLVLMR, encoded by the coding sequence ATGTCCCTCATGCGCTCGTTTCAGACTTTTTTGATCATCGGTTTGTTGTCGCTGGCCCTGGCGGGCTGTTCGCAGAACGATGCCGAGGATGCCCAGGCCAAGGTCGAACAGGCCAACGCGGATCTGGAGTCGGCGCAGGCCGATCTTGAAGCCGCTCGGCAGCAGAAGGCACAGGCCGAGGCGGAACAGGAAAAGGCGGCTGCTGACGAGCGTGTACAGAAGGCCGCCGCCGAAAAGCGCCAGGCCGAGCAGAAGCAGGCCGATGCGCGCAAGAAGTCCGATCAGGCGACACAGACGGCTCGCGCAGAGGCCCGGCAAGAGGCGAAGGCCGATGAGCAACCGGTTTGTGGCGATTGCGGCACGGTCAGTTCCGTGACACCCGTCACCCAGAATATCGAGCATGGTTCGGGCGTGGGCGCCGTGGCCGGCGGTGTCGCCGGCGCTGTCGTCGGCAGCCAGATCGGCAGTGGCTCGGGCAAGACGATCGCCCAGATCGCCGGGACACTGGGTGGCGCGTTCGCAGGTAACGAAGTCGAAAAACGTGTCCGTAAGCAGACCTATTACCAGGTCAACGTCGCGATGGACGCCGGCGGTTCGCGCTCGGTCAAGGTCGACACCGCCGACTCGGTCAGCGTGGGCACGCGGGTGCGCGTGCAGGGCAACAACCTGGTGCTGATGCGCTAA
- the queF gene encoding preQ(1) synthase, producing the protein MSTQPNRDLDTFPNPTPARDYTIRMRIPEFTCLCPKTGQPDFATIHLEYVPEATCVELKSLKLYIWSFRDEGAFHEAVTNRILEDLVAATEPRFMRVRAEFWMRGGIDTAVIAEHRADNWHPGTAVSLP; encoded by the coding sequence ATGTCGACCCAGCCGAACCGCGATCTGGACACCTTCCCCAACCCGACGCCGGCACGTGATTACACGATCCGCATGCGGATCCCTGAATTCACCTGCCTGTGTCCGAAGACCGGCCAGCCGGATTTCGCGACGATTCACCTCGAATACGTGCCGGAGGCGACCTGCGTGGAACTGAAGTCGCTCAAGCTCTATATCTGGTCGTTCCGTGACGAAGGCGCGTTCCATGAAGCGGTGACCAACCGTATCCTCGAGGATCTCGTTGCCGCGACCGAGCCGCGATTCATGCGCGTACGCGCAGAATTCTGGATGCGCGGCGGTATCGACACCGCGGTCATCGCCGAGCATCGAGCCGATAACTGGCACCCCGGCACGGCCGTCTCGCTGCCCTGA
- the smc gene encoding chromosome segregation protein SMC: MRLSSIRLAGFKSFVDPTTLSLASNLTGVVGPNGCGKSNVIDAVRWVTGESSARQLRGEALEDVIFNGSKARKPVGRASVELRFDNSEGKLGGQYGAFSEISIRRELARDGGSRYAINGTRARRRDVIDLFLGTGLGGRSNYAVIEQGAVNRLIEARPEDMRQVLEEAAGISKYKERRRETENRIRHTRENLDRLNDLIGEVSQRLTVLKRQAANAEKYKTFKADERRLRAELLALRWSSQNEQTRAAEAQLRATEDRLRQAISVRREAQAARDADQAEQQAIQTRVQQAQAAFYDAQGRVGRIEQALAHAREVSDMREREHKALLDQIAALEARRDEDERRRGELVVEGERLERQRSEADAQLIQARSARDAAQAEARAAEQAWDEHNAAEHNPVQQLDAERTRADYARQQRDKLAERDRVRRGEREAIPALDQASLDRQADELTERERALAADLDAAEREAEADRGLRSRLVELEREVAERTTALAEQQAELASERKMQQAVLREDDDRINAWLAARGHGQARGVARRIRVREAWRTAAEVALGPLLRGFVVESLDAGTTGDWPGEPVALIEDRDWTLESSSAPAPAECLADGLEGPAAIRAAAGRLFVVADLATGLAMRHQLRGDQQLITLDGCRIGPASLITPAGQSAEQGVFEREQRIESLAAAVDEGQQDVEARRHSLAECREHQQATQARCARLDQGIGEQRRAIETAGAQLQGEQLRAEQNTRRRAEIDSELAELAEQVASADEDHRQAAVRVEELESQARIFADDRKTIQARRHAARNALERERATAAQAERQLRDLEVEQTRIADRAESVAVRIGDSEQARADLAAKLERFEAQQPADNGEHHSADDLAEARQAQQAADRSLREARSALSACEQAMQDKARAVMAAEQGVEDIRDALQQARIDVETAGVRRAGLTEQLEELGEAPLPLLEALPEDADAAQWGEAIEALERKIQRLGAINLAAIEEYDAEAEREAYLAEQHTDLSEALATLEAAIAKIDRETRARFKATYEQVNARFAEMFPELFGGGEAALELTEDDWLATGIRVMARPPGKRNASIQMLSGGEKALTAVALLFALFELNPAPFCMLDEIDAPLDDANVSRFCELVRRMSAQVQFIVITHNKLTMSLAEQLHGVTMAEPGVSRLVSVDIEQALDMAG, encoded by the coding sequence GTGCGCCTGAGCTCCATCCGCCTGGCCGGCTTCAAGTCGTTCGTCGATCCGACGACGCTGTCGCTGGCCTCCAACCTCACCGGCGTGGTCGGGCCCAACGGGTGCGGCAAGTCCAACGTGATTGACGCGGTGCGCTGGGTGACCGGCGAATCCAGCGCGCGGCAGCTGCGCGGCGAGGCGCTGGAAGACGTCATCTTCAACGGGTCCAAGGCACGCAAACCGGTGGGCCGAGCGTCCGTCGAACTCCGTTTCGACAACAGTGAAGGCAAGCTTGGTGGCCAATACGGCGCCTTCAGCGAGATATCGATCCGTCGCGAACTCGCTCGCGACGGGGGTTCCCGCTACGCGATCAACGGCACCCGCGCGCGGCGTCGCGATGTGATCGATCTGTTCCTGGGCACCGGGTTGGGCGGACGCAGCAACTACGCGGTCATCGAGCAGGGCGCGGTCAACCGGCTGATCGAGGCCCGGCCCGAGGATATGCGCCAGGTTCTGGAAGAAGCAGCAGGCATTTCCAAGTACAAGGAACGCCGGCGCGAGACCGAAAACCGGATTCGCCATACGCGCGAAAATCTCGATCGTCTGAACGATCTGATCGGCGAGGTGAGCCAGCGTCTGACCGTGCTCAAGCGTCAGGCCGCAAACGCCGAGAAATACAAGACCTTCAAGGCCGATGAACGTCGGCTGCGTGCCGAGCTGCTGGCCCTGCGCTGGTCGAGCCAGAACGAACAGACCCGCGCCGCTGAAGCGCAGTTGAGAGCGACCGAAGACCGGCTCCGTCAGGCGATCTCGGTTCGGCGTGAAGCCCAGGCTGCACGCGACGCCGATCAGGCCGAACAGCAGGCGATTCAGACCCGGGTTCAGCAAGCCCAGGCTGCGTTCTACGATGCCCAGGGGCGTGTCGGTCGGATCGAGCAAGCGCTCGCCCATGCGCGCGAGGTCTCGGACATGCGCGAGCGCGAGCACAAGGCACTGCTCGACCAGATCGCGGCGCTGGAGGCCCGCCGCGACGAGGATGAGCGGCGCCGCGGCGAGCTTGTCGTCGAAGGCGAGCGTCTCGAACGCCAGCGCAGCGAGGCGGACGCACAGCTGATTCAGGCACGCAGCGCGCGCGATGCTGCACAAGCCGAAGCACGGGCGGCCGAGCAGGCCTGGGACGAGCACAATGCCGCCGAGCACAACCCGGTCCAGCAGCTGGATGCCGAGCGGACCCGTGCCGATTACGCACGACAACAGCGTGACAAGCTCGCCGAGCGCGACCGGGTGCGCCGCGGCGAGCGCGAGGCGATCCCGGCCCTCGATCAGGCCAGCCTAGACCGACAGGCCGACGAACTGACCGAGCGCGAACGTGCGCTCGCCGCGGATCTCGACGCCGCCGAACGCGAGGCCGAGGCCGATCGCGGTCTGCGTTCGCGCCTGGTCGAACTGGAGCGCGAAGTCGCCGAGCGCACGACAGCACTGGCCGAACAGCAGGCCGAGCTGGCCTCCGAGCGCAAGATGCAGCAGGCGGTGCTGCGCGAGGACGACGATCGTATCAACGCGTGGCTGGCCGCACGTGGTCATGGCCAGGCGCGCGGCGTTGCCCGCCGGATTCGGGTCCGCGAGGCCTGGCGAACGGCGGCCGAAGTCGCGCTCGGGCCGCTGCTGCGCGGGTTTGTAGTCGAGTCCCTGGATGCCGGCACAACCGGCGACTGGCCTGGTGAGCCCGTTGCCCTGATCGAAGACCGCGACTGGACGCTCGAATCGTCTTCCGCGCCCGCGCCCGCCGAGTGCCTGGCCGATGGCCTGGAAGGCCCGGCCGCGATCCGCGCCGCGGCCGGGCGGCTGTTCGTAGTCGCTGACCTGGCCACCGGGCTGGCGATGCGCCACCAGCTACGCGGCGACCAGCAGCTCATCACGCTCGACGGTTGCCGTATCGGTCCGGCGAGTCTGATCACCCCGGCCGGCCAGTCCGCCGAACAGGGTGTGTTCGAGCGCGAGCAGCGTATCGAATCATTGGCGGCCGCCGTGGATGAGGGGCAGCAGGATGTCGAAGCCCGGCGGCACTCCCTGGCCGAATGCCGTGAACACCAGCAGGCAACCCAGGCCCGCTGCGCTCGTTTGGACCAGGGGATCGGCGAACAGCGGCGCGCGATCGAGACCGCCGGCGCACAGCTGCAGGGCGAACAGCTCCGCGCCGAGCAGAACACGCGCCGACGCGCCGAGATCGATAGCGAACTGGCCGAGCTGGCCGAGCAGGTGGCCAGCGCCGACGAAGACCATCGTCAGGCCGCGGTCCGGGTCGAAGAGCTGGAAAGCCAGGCGCGTATCTTTGCCGACGACCGAAAAACCATCCAGGCGCGGCGTCATGCGGCGCGCAACGCCCTCGAGCGTGAGCGCGCCACCGCGGCGCAGGCGGAACGTCAGCTGCGTGATCTCGAGGTCGAGCAGACGCGCATCGCCGATCGTGCCGAGAGCGTGGCCGTGCGTATCGGCGATAGCGAACAGGCGCGCGCCGATCTGGCAGCCAAGCTCGAGCGCTTCGAGGCCCAGCAGCCGGCGGACAACGGCGAACATCACAGCGCCGACGATCTGGCCGAGGCTCGGCAGGCCCAGCAGGCGGCCGACCGGAGCCTGCGCGAGGCGCGCAGCGCGCTGTCGGCGTGTGAACAGGCGATGCAGGATAAGGCGCGGGCCGTCATGGCTGCCGAGCAGGGGGTAGAAGACATACGCGATGCACTTCAGCAGGCGCGTATCGATGTCGAGACCGCCGGCGTGCGTCGGGCCGGGCTGACCGAACAACTCGAGGAGCTCGGCGAGGCGCCGCTGCCCCTGTTGGAGGCACTGCCCGAGGACGCCGACGCCGCGCAATGGGGCGAAGCCATCGAAGCGCTCGAACGCAAGATCCAGCGGCTGGGTGCGATCAACCTGGCCGCGATCGAGGAATACGACGCCGAAGCCGAGCGCGAGGCCTATCTGGCCGAGCAGCACACCGATCTGTCGGAGGCGCTGGCTACCCTGGAAGCTGCCATCGCCAAGATCGATCGTGAAACGCGTGCGCGTTTCAAGGCGACCTACGAACAGGTCAACGCACGTTTTGCGGAAATGTTTCCGGAGTTGTTCGGCGGCGGGGAAGCGGCTCTCGAACTCACCGAGGACGACTGGCTGGCCACTGGAATCCGTGTGATGGCGCGTCCGCCAGGCAAACGCAATGCATCCATCCAGATGCTGTCGGGCGGTGAGAAGGCGCTCACCGCCGTGGCGCTGCTGTTCGCGCTGTTCGAGCTCAACCCGGCGCCGTTTTGTATGCTGGACGAAATCGATGCGCCGCTGGATGATGCGAACGTATCGCGGTTTTGCGAACTTGTGCGCCGTATGTCTGCCCAAGTGCAGTTCATCGTCATCACTCACAACAAGCTGACGATGTCGCTGGCCGAGCAATTGCACGGCGTGACCATGGCCGAACCGGGCGTGTCACGCCTGGTCAGTGTCGATATAGAACAGGCGCTGGACATGGCCGGCTGA
- the zipA gene encoding cell division protein ZipA: MSIVQWFLLILVIAVVGGAYWYLRRQSANDPWQGMEEDAPVDDEALDRGESLGGDSYIVGVRTLSKETPASRKAGHGASAPPPVDEPEADELNDAAAEASWRAYKERAQERPAEVAAPVDDAPESEQPPASAAASLSRPSGERVEDIRPQRPPADGQQHVFILHVATPDGRFFDGPDIHAALTDEGLKFGLNDIYHRVTETNGIPESVFAVANMLKPGTLDPVDQDHLATPGLTFFLVLPGPIDGMPAMREMMETANRIAEALGGEVLDDKRALLKAQTAQYMLDQIADIDRRAKIAQRR; encoded by the coding sequence ATGTCTATCGTGCAATGGTTTCTGCTGATTCTGGTCATCGCCGTGGTGGGCGGCGCGTACTGGTATCTGCGTCGTCAGTCGGCCAACGATCCCTGGCAGGGGATGGAGGAGGATGCCCCCGTCGACGACGAAGCCCTTGACCGGGGCGAATCGCTCGGTGGCGACTCCTATATCGTGGGCGTGCGTACGCTCTCGAAAGAGACGCCGGCCAGTCGCAAGGCGGGCCACGGAGCCAGCGCGCCGCCACCGGTGGACGAGCCGGAGGCCGACGAGCTCAATGACGCGGCGGCCGAAGCGTCGTGGCGCGCCTATAAGGAACGCGCGCAGGAACGCCCGGCCGAGGTTGCCGCGCCGGTCGATGACGCGCCCGAGTCGGAACAGCCGCCGGCCTCGGCCGCCGCGTCGCTTTCCCGGCCGTCGGGCGAACGTGTCGAGGATATTCGTCCGCAGCGACCGCCGGCCGACGGGCAGCAGCATGTGTTCATTCTGCATGTCGCTACGCCCGACGGTCGCTTTTTCGATGGCCCGGATATTCACGCCGCGTTGACCGACGAAGGACTCAAATTCGGGCTCAACGATATTTATCATCGGGTAACCGAGACCAACGGCATCCCCGAGTCGGTGTTCGCGGTGGCAAACATGCTCAAGCCGGGCACGCTCGATCCGGTCGATCAGGACCACCTGGCCACGCCCGGGCTGACGTTCTTTCTCGTGTTGCCCGGGCCGATCGACGGCATGCCCGCCATGCGAGAGATGATGGAGACCGCCAATCGGATCGCCGAGGCGCTGGGTGGCGAGGTGCTGGACGACAAGCGCGCGCTGCTCAAGGCGCAGACGGCGCAATACATGCTCGATCAGATCGCCGATATCGATCGGCGTGCGAAGATCGCCCAGCGCCGCTGA
- the ligA gene encoding NAD-dependent DNA ligase LigA codes for MGAPPDKVARRAAELARTLTEHSRAYYVDDDPSVSDAEYDRLFEQLEAIEADYPALITPDSPTQRVGAPPSDKFESVDHATPMLSLGNCFDDDELAEFDRRARDAVGGRQLTYCAEPKFDGTALNLRYEAGLLTMATTRGDGITGENITPNARTIRNLPLRLLCDDPPAFIEIRGEAVLARSKFEALNKRLSDDGHKPFVNPRNAAAGSLRQLDSKITAQRPLAFMAYGIGRVDGAPVPDSLYAQLRQLADWGFSISEHVRPVEGLDGCIDYYQAMAERRARLDIEIDGCVFKVDDAATRSELGYVARAPRWAIARKFPAEETTTTLNSVEFQVGRTGALTPVAKLEPVFVGGVTVSNATLHNMDEIARKDIRVGDIVVVRRAGDVIPEVKEVARRGERTQPIELPAVCPVCASAVERLEGEAVARCTGGLVCAAQRREALKHFASRRALDIEGLGDRQIEAFVDEGLLASPADIFALAEHRAALVEREGYGDKSVTNLLASIEAAKQTTLARFIFALGIREVGETMARDLAEHFGTLDALRAEAAAYLERAERAQRDEPDNRAARERIMTAEGLQAVPGVGSRVAHCIADFFAEARNTEVIEALQAAGVHWPSATTDAGAQPLAGRTFVLTGSMEQLTRDQASARIAALGGRVTSSVSKKTDYVVVGEAPGSKRDKAEKLGVSLLDESAFIALLDDVEP; via the coding sequence ATGGGCGCGCCTCCGGACAAGGTCGCCAGACGCGCGGCCGAACTCGCGCGCACGCTCACCGAGCACAGCCGGGCGTACTATGTCGATGACGATCCAAGCGTCAGCGATGCGGAATACGACCGGCTGTTCGAGCAGCTCGAGGCCATCGAGGCCGACTATCCGGCGCTTATCACGCCCGACTCGCCGACCCAGCGCGTAGGCGCGCCTCCATCGGACAAGTTCGAGTCGGTCGACCATGCCACGCCGATGTTGTCGCTTGGCAACTGTTTCGACGACGACGAGCTGGCCGAGTTCGATCGTCGGGCCAGGGATGCGGTCGGCGGCCGGCAACTGACCTACTGTGCCGAACCCAAGTTCGACGGCACGGCGCTGAATCTGCGCTACGAGGCCGGCCTGCTCACCATGGCCACGACGCGCGGCGATGGGATTACCGGTGAGAACATCACGCCCAACGCGCGTACCATCCGCAACCTGCCGCTGCGCCTGCTTTGCGACGACCCGCCGGCATTCATCGAGATACGCGGTGAGGCGGTGCTGGCGCGTTCGAAGTTCGAAGCGCTCAACAAGCGGCTCAGCGATGACGGCCACAAACCGTTCGTCAATCCGCGTAACGCCGCGGCAGGCAGCCTGCGCCAGCTGGATTCGAAAATCACCGCCCAGCGACCGCTGGCCTTCATGGCCTACGGGATCGGGCGGGTCGACGGCGCACCCGTGCCTGACAGCCTGTACGCCCAGCTCCGGCAGTTGGCCGACTGGGGTTTTTCGATCAGCGAGCACGTACGGCCGGTGGAGGGCCTGGACGGCTGTATCGACTACTACCAGGCGATGGCCGAGCGGCGGGCGAGGCTGGATATCGAGATCGACGGCTGCGTGTTCAAGGTCGACGACGCGGCTACGCGTTCGGAGCTCGGTTATGTTGCACGGGCGCCACGCTGGGCGATCGCCCGGAAGTTTCCCGCCGAAGAAACCACTACCACGCTTAACAGCGTCGAGTTCCAGGTCGGGCGGACCGGCGCGCTGACGCCGGTCGCCAAGCTCGAGCCGGTGTTTGTCGGCGGGGTGACGGTGTCCAACGCGACCCTGCACAACATGGACGAGATTGCGCGCAAGGATATCCGCGTGGGCGACATCGTAGTGGTCCGCCGCGCCGGGGACGTGATTCCCGAGGTCAAGGAGGTCGCACGGCGAGGCGAGCGTACGCAGCCGATCGAATTGCCTGCGGTCTGTCCGGTCTGCGCTTCAGCGGTCGAGCGCCTCGAAGGCGAGGCGGTCGCTCGATGCACGGGCGGGCTGGTCTGTGCCGCGCAGCGGCGCGAAGCGCTCAAGCATTTCGCCTCGCGCCGTGCGCTGGATATCGAAGGCCTGGGCGATCGCCAGATCGAGGCATTCGTCGACGAGGGGCTGTTGGCTTCACCGGCCGATATCTTCGCGTTGGCCGAACACCGTGCGGCGCTGGTCGAACGCGAAGGCTACGGCGACAAATCCGTGACCAATCTGCTGGCCTCGATCGAGGCCGCCAAGCAGACCACGCTGGCACGCTTCATTTTCGCGCTCGGGATTCGTGAAGTCGGCGAAACCATGGCACGAGATCTGGCCGAACATTTCGGCACGCTCGATGCTCTGCGAGCTGAAGCGGCCGCCTACCTGGAGCGCGCCGAGCGCGCGCAGCGCGATGAGCCGGACAACCGCGCGGCCCGCGAGCGGATCATGACGGCCGAAGGGCTGCAGGCGGTGCCCGGCGTGGGCAGCCGGGTGGCCCATTGTATAGCCGATTTCTTCGCCGAAGCGCGCAACACTGAGGTCATCGAAGCGTTGCAGGCCGCCGGCGTGCACTGGCCGAGCGCGACCACCGACGCTGGCGCGCAGCCGTTGGCCGGCCGCACGTTCGTGCTGACCGGCAGCATGGAACAGCTCACGCGCGATCAGGCCAGCGCGCGTATCGCCGCGCTTGGCGGGCGGGTGACCTCCAGCGTGTCGAAAAAAACCGACTATGTGGTGGTCGGCGAAGCGCCCGGCAGCAAGCGCGACAAGGCCGAAAAACTGGGCGTCTCGCTGCTGGACGAATCCGCTTTCATCGCTTTGCTCGACGATGTCGAGCCCTGA